The proteins below are encoded in one region of Sebastes fasciatus isolate fSebFas1 chromosome 16, fSebFas1.pri, whole genome shotgun sequence:
- the emsy gene encoding BRCA2-interacting transcriptional repressor EMSY isoform X4 has translation MPMIQLEKPVLTGTMPVVWPTILDLGRDECKRILRKLELEAYAGVISALRAQGDLTKDKKDLLGELTKILGISTERHRAEVRRAVNDERLTTIAYHMSGPNSSSEWSIEGRRLVPLMPRLVPQTAFTVTANAVASATANQNASLLLPAETGNKEVVVCYSYTSTTGTPTSATATSGTIGATVKSPRPPSPSSNVVVLPSGSTVYVKSVSCSDEDEKPRKRRRTNSSSSSPVMLKEITKVSPPISKSITVPVSGSPKMSNIMQSIANSLPPHLSPVKITFTKPTIQTTNTTTQKVIIVTTSPSSNFVPNILSKSHAHNAALSKLVSTSMLTASSQKQTVVFPASASPANTVAVTTVVPSAPSVVMSTTCATSAGVKVASARLPSPKTMVGSPAQIMAQFPKQQSPKQLQQSSSMGVCSVSQTQTTSTSPGSKPTIQIKQESGVKIITQQVQPSKILPKPSQVGLSSSTSSPIMVVSSNGAIMTTKLVTQSTATQSTYTRPTVSPSLGARISASSGTTYVKTTSGSIITVVPKSLATLGGKIISSNIVSGTTTKITTIPMTSKPNVIVVQKTTGKGATIQGLPGKNVVTTLLNAGVSPKLETFTSYIKGEKGLQAVQGTKPAIITASRPITKMIVTQPKGMSSVSQATATKIIPTKIVYGQQGKTQVSFQVLIKPKPVFQTAVVSEHTRQLVTEALQQVTRSAEIMQGQASGQDGSTKEDESSHSSAQEPHPVVHLVSSREQDWTEQEVSIESSPTIIYQEVSGGESQSATSTIKALLELQQTTALSAVKEKAESKPRQHTIDLSQMAVPIQLAQEKKPSPESPRPSTSEAEPSTEYVTAGKVISRVVVPSEDDNVVMSSSQQLGKPYKISQVTVVTKPAATVSSAGAASHVIHMPSDSHGKTETVLEVGELEGDTLDPQTGLFYRSSQTATDAMKQTVHSAAAQPPPSSQAEAEQSRHTSTTISTSSSIQLPPQLHSKPQISQPSSSSAAFPSTLLLTKKLPKLREQTQPKPQALTQIPKDRPLTAPAQAGPKVTTPVTPTKPLLTPQLPKLQQAPTSHHRPLHTPMSHPPPLQAHHPVSTEKTASSQQPIITQSATVTKITFGSSHHSSQVFSSGEATAKLIPESSSRPSGDKPSVSDILKISMMEAEIDPSTEPMVVDSSSDCGPLGKAMEVQAVSGTLDSGQFISSSGASMHHSHTKPQFSCMQGLTAQRSKEDLEVIEVIPQYSILPDSSQSNVVVEPSGFLEITNYTSQQLEEDSPMEQEVDSSNDEATAASPPDQP, from the exons ATG CCCATGATTCAGCTGGAGAAACCAGTGCTGACTGGTACCATGCCCGTGGTATGGCCCACCATCCTTGACCTGGGCAGGGATGAGTGCAAAAGAATTCTCCGTAAACTTG AGCTGGAGGCTTATGCTGGGGTTATCAGTGCCCTGCGAGCCCAAGGAGACCTGACGAAGGACAAGAAGGATCTGCTGGGAGAACTCACTAAAATCCTTGG TATCTCAACAGAACGCCATCGGGCAGAAGTCCGCAGGGCTGTCAATGATGAACGCCTCACCACTATTGCATATCA TATGTCCGGTCCTAACAGCTCGTCCGAATGGTCCATTGAAGGACGTCGGCTTGTCCCCTTGATGCCGAGGCTGGTCCCTCAAACAGCCTTTACTGTGACTGCTAATGCGGTGGCCAGCGccacagccaatcagaatgCCTCTCTTCTGTTGCCAgctgaaacaggaaacaaagaaG TGGTTGTATGTTACTCCTACACAAGCACCACCGGCACCCCTACCAGCGCCACGGCGACCAGCGGCACCATAGGAGCAACTGTGAAATCACCACGACCACCCAGTCCTTCATCCAACGTGGTGGTTCTGCCCAGCGGGAGCACCGTCTATGTGAAAA GCGTGAGCTGTTCCGACGAGGACGAGAAGCCTCGCAAGCGAAGGCGGACAAACTCGTCCAGCTCGTCGCCGGTGATGCTGAAGGAGATTACCAAGGTGTCCCCACCGATATCCAAGAGCATCACGGTGCCGGTGAGCGGCAGCCCCAAGATGAGCAACATCATGCAGAGCATCGCCAACTCGCTGCCGCCCCACCTGTCCCCCGTCAAGATCACCTTCACCAAGCCCACCATCCagaccaccaacaccaccacgcAGAAg GTGATCATCGTGACGACTTCGCCCAGCTCCAACTTTGTGCCCAACATCCTGTCCAAGTCTCACGCTCACAACGCCGCTCTGTCCAAGCTGGTCTCCACCTCCATGCTGACGGCGTCCAGCCAGAAACAGACGGTGGTCTTCCCAGCCAGCGCCAGCCCCGCCAACACCGTCGCAGTGACCACGGTGGTCCCCTCGGCTCCTTCAGTGGTCATGTCAACAACAT GTGCTACTTCAGCTGGAGTGAAGGTGGCTTCAGCCAGACTTCCTTCACCTAAGACCATGGTGGGGTCTCCAGCTCAGATCATGGCCCAGTTCCCCAAACAGCAGTCCCCcaaacagctgcagcagagctCCTCTATGGGAGTCTGTAGTGTGAGCCAGACCCAGACCACCAGCACCTCGCCGGGCTCCAAGCCCACCATCCAGATCAAACAAGAGTCCG GGGTGAAGATAATCACTCAGCAGGTTCAGCCCAGCAAAATCCTGCCCAAACCTTCACAAGTGGGTTTGTCCAGCAGCACCTCGTCCCCCATCATGGTCGTCAGTAGCAACGGAGCCATCATGACCACCAAACTGGTCACTCAGTCCACAG CTACCCAGTCCACCTATACCAGACCGACTGTCAGCCCCAGCCTCGGCGCCAGAATATCAGCCTCCAGTGGGACCACCTACGTCAAGACCACCAGCGGCAGCATCATCACCGTGGTGCCCAAGTCTCTGGCCACTCTGGGTGGGAAGATCATCAGCAGTAACATCGTCTCCG GCACAACGACCAAGATCACCACCATCCCCATGACCTCCAAGCCAAACGTCATAGTGGTTCAGAAGACCACAGGAAAAGGAGCGACCATCCAAGGACTACCTGGGAAGAATGTGGTCACCACTCTTTTAAATGCTGGG GTGTCTCCAAAGTTAGAAACCTTCACATCCTACATAAAG GGGGAGAAAGGCCTGCAGGCTGTTCAGGGGACCAAACCGGCGATCATCACCGCCTCCAGACCCATCACCAAGATGATCGTCACCCAGCCCAAAGGCATGAGCTCTGTATCCCAGGCCACCGCCACCAAGATCATCCCAACCAAGATCGTCTACGGCCAGCAGGGCAAGACCCA GGTTTCCTTCCAGGTTCTCATCAAACCTAAGCCAGTATTCCAGACGGCGGTGGTGAGCGAGCACACCAGGCAGCTGGTCACCGAGGCGCTGCAGCAGGTGACCCGCTCTGCGGAAATCATGCAGGGTCAAGCCTCGGGACAGGACGGGTCCACGAAGGAAGACGAGTCCTCCCATAGCAGCGCTCAAG AGCCTCACCCTGTAGTGCACCTGGTGTCCTCCAGAGAGCAGGATTGGACAGAGCAGGAAGTATCCATAGAGTCCAGCCCCACTATTATCTACCAGGAGGTGTCTGGTGGGGAATCCCAGTCTGCCACCTCCACCATCAAAGCCCTGCTGGAGCTACAACAGACAACAG CCCTCTCGGCAGTGAAGGAGAAGGCCGAGTCCAAACCCAGACAGCACACCATCGACCTGAGCCAGATGGCCGTGCCCATCCAGCTGGCCCAGGAGAAGAAGCCCAGCCCGGAGTCCCCCAGGCCCTCCACCTCAGAGGCTGAACCCAGCACCGAGTACGTCACAGCAG GTAAAGTCATCAGCAGAGTGGTCGTGCCCTCGGAGGACGATAACGTGGTCATGTCCTCCAGCCAGCAGCTGGGGAAGCCTTACAAAATCAGCCAGGTTACCGTGGTAACCAAACCGGCCGCTACCGTGTCCTCAGCGGGCGCAGCTTCACACGTCATCCACATG cCCTCTGACAGCCATGGTAAAACGGAGACCGTGTTAGAGGTGGGCGAGCTGGAAGGCGACACCTTGGACCCCCAAACAGGCTTGTTTTACCGCTCCAGCCAAACAGCTACAGACGCCATGAAGCAAACCGTCCACTCTGCAGCCGCTCAGCCGCCTCCATCGAGCCAGGCAGAGGCCGAGCAGAGCCGGCACACCTCCACCaccatctccacctcctcctccatccagcTACCGCCACAACTGCACAGCAAACCTCAAATCAGCcagccttcctcttcctcagctGCCTTCCCCTCCACCCTTCTTCTGACTAAGAAACTCCCAAAACTACGAGAGCAGACTCAGCCCAAACCCCAGGCCTTAACCCAGATCCCCAAAGACAGACCACTGACTGCACCAGCCCAAGCCGGGCCAAAGGTCACGACCCCGGTTACGCCAACAAAGCCCCTGTTGACGCCGCAGCTCCCGAAGCTCCAGCAAGCACCCACATCCCACCACAGACCCCTGCACACACCCATGTCCCACCCTCCTCCACTGCAGGCGCACCACCCTGTCAGCACTGAAAAGACGGCCTCCAGCCAG CAGCCAATCATCACACAGAGCGCCACCGTCACCAAGATCACCTTCGGCAGCTCCCACCATTCATCGCAGGTCTTCAGCAGCGGCGAGGCCACCGCCAAACTGATCCCCGAGTCCAGCTCCAGGCCCTCGGGAGACAAGCCCTCGGTGTCGGACATCCTGAAGATCTCCATGATGGAGGCGGAGATCGATCCGAGCACGGAGCCCATGGTGGTGGATTCCTCCAGCGACTGCGGCCCTCTGGGGAAAGCCATGGAGGTCCAGGCCGTGTCAGGCACACTGGACTCGGGCCAGTTCATCAGCAGCTCTGGGGCCTCCATGCACCACTCCCACACAAAGCCCCAGTTCAGCTGCATGCAGGGCCTCACAGCACAGAGGAGCAAAGAGGACCTGGAGGTCATTGAG GTGATTCCTCAGTACTCCATCCTGCCGGACTCCAGCCAGTCCAACGTGGTGGTGGAGCCCAGCGGCTTCCTGGAGATCACCAACTACACCAGccagcagctggaggaggacagCCCCATGGAGCAGGAGGTGGACAGCAGCAACGACGAGGCCACGGCAGCCAGTCCTCCTGACCAACCATAG
- the emsy gene encoding BRCA2-interacting transcriptional repressor EMSY isoform X9: MPMIQLEKPVLTGTMPVVWPTILDLGRDECKRILRKLELEAYAGVISALRAQGDLTKDKKDLLGELTKILGISTERHRAEVRRAVNDERLTTIAYHMSGPNSSSEWSIEGRRLVPLMPRLVPQTAFTVTANAVASATANQNASLLLPAETGNKEVVVCYSYTSTTGTPTSATATSGTIGATVKSPRPPSPSSNVVVLPSGSTVYVKSVSCSDEDEKPRKRRRTNSSSSSPVMLKEITKVSPPISKSITVPVSGSPKMSNIMQSIANSLPPHLSPVKITFTKPTIQTTNTTTQKVIIVTTSPSSNFVPNILSKSHAHNAALSKLVSTSMLTASSQKQTVVFPASASPANTVAVTTVVPSAPSVVMSTTCATSAGVKVASARLPSPKTMVGSPAQIMAQFPKQQSPKQLQQSSSMGVCSVSQTQTTSTSPGSKPTIQIKQESGVKIITQQVQPSKILPKPSQVGLSSSTSSPIMVVSSNGAIMTTKLVTQSTATQSTYTRPTVSPSLGARISASSGTTYVKTTSGSIITVVPKSLATLGGKIISSNIVSGTTTKITTIPMTSKPNVIVVQKTTGKGATIQGLPGKNVVTTLLNAGVSPKLETFTSYIKGEKGLQAVQGTKPAIITASRPITKMIVTQPKGMSSVSQATATKIIPTKIVYGQQGKTQVSFQVLIKPKPVFQTAVVSEHTRQLVTEALQQVTRSAEIMQGQASGQDGSTKEDESSHSSAQEPHPVVHLVSSREQDWTEQEVSIESSPTIIYQEVSGGESQSATSTIKALLELQQTTALSAVKEKAESKPRQHTIDLSQMAVPIQLAQEKKPSPESPRPSTSEAEPSTEYVTAGKVISRVVVPSEDDNVVMSSSQQLGKPYKISQVTVVTKPAATVSSAGAASHVIHMPSDSHGKTETVLEVGELEGDTLDPQTGLFYRSSQTATDAMKQTVHSAAAQPPPSSQAEAEQSRHTSTTISTSSSIQLPPQLHSKPQISQPSSSSAAFPSTLLLTKKLPKLREQTQPKPQALTQIPKDRPLTAPAQAGPKVTTPVTPTKPLLTPQLPKLQQAPTSHHRPLHTPMSHPPPLQAHHPVSTEKTASSQQPIITQSATVTKITFGSSHHSSQVFSSGEATAKLIPESSSRPSGDKPSVSDILKISMMEAEIDPSTEPMVVDSSSDCGPLGKAMEVQAVSGTLDSGQFISSSGASMHHSHTKPQFSCMQGLTAQRSKEDLEVIEYSILPDSSQSNVVVEPSGFLEITNYTSQQLEEDSPMEQEVDSSNDEATAASPPDQP; encoded by the exons ATG CCCATGATTCAGCTGGAGAAACCAGTGCTGACTGGTACCATGCCCGTGGTATGGCCCACCATCCTTGACCTGGGCAGGGATGAGTGCAAAAGAATTCTCCGTAAACTTG AGCTGGAGGCTTATGCTGGGGTTATCAGTGCCCTGCGAGCCCAAGGAGACCTGACGAAGGACAAGAAGGATCTGCTGGGAGAACTCACTAAAATCCTTGG TATCTCAACAGAACGCCATCGGGCAGAAGTCCGCAGGGCTGTCAATGATGAACGCCTCACCACTATTGCATATCA TATGTCCGGTCCTAACAGCTCGTCCGAATGGTCCATTGAAGGACGTCGGCTTGTCCCCTTGATGCCGAGGCTGGTCCCTCAAACAGCCTTTACTGTGACTGCTAATGCGGTGGCCAGCGccacagccaatcagaatgCCTCTCTTCTGTTGCCAgctgaaacaggaaacaaagaaG TGGTTGTATGTTACTCCTACACAAGCACCACCGGCACCCCTACCAGCGCCACGGCGACCAGCGGCACCATAGGAGCAACTGTGAAATCACCACGACCACCCAGTCCTTCATCCAACGTGGTGGTTCTGCCCAGCGGGAGCACCGTCTATGTGAAAA GCGTGAGCTGTTCCGACGAGGACGAGAAGCCTCGCAAGCGAAGGCGGACAAACTCGTCCAGCTCGTCGCCGGTGATGCTGAAGGAGATTACCAAGGTGTCCCCACCGATATCCAAGAGCATCACGGTGCCGGTGAGCGGCAGCCCCAAGATGAGCAACATCATGCAGAGCATCGCCAACTCGCTGCCGCCCCACCTGTCCCCCGTCAAGATCACCTTCACCAAGCCCACCATCCagaccaccaacaccaccacgcAGAAg GTGATCATCGTGACGACTTCGCCCAGCTCCAACTTTGTGCCCAACATCCTGTCCAAGTCTCACGCTCACAACGCCGCTCTGTCCAAGCTGGTCTCCACCTCCATGCTGACGGCGTCCAGCCAGAAACAGACGGTGGTCTTCCCAGCCAGCGCCAGCCCCGCCAACACCGTCGCAGTGACCACGGTGGTCCCCTCGGCTCCTTCAGTGGTCATGTCAACAACAT GTGCTACTTCAGCTGGAGTGAAGGTGGCTTCAGCCAGACTTCCTTCACCTAAGACCATGGTGGGGTCTCCAGCTCAGATCATGGCCCAGTTCCCCAAACAGCAGTCCCCcaaacagctgcagcagagctCCTCTATGGGAGTCTGTAGTGTGAGCCAGACCCAGACCACCAGCACCTCGCCGGGCTCCAAGCCCACCATCCAGATCAAACAAGAGTCCG GGGTGAAGATAATCACTCAGCAGGTTCAGCCCAGCAAAATCCTGCCCAAACCTTCACAAGTGGGTTTGTCCAGCAGCACCTCGTCCCCCATCATGGTCGTCAGTAGCAACGGAGCCATCATGACCACCAAACTGGTCACTCAGTCCACAG CTACCCAGTCCACCTATACCAGACCGACTGTCAGCCCCAGCCTCGGCGCCAGAATATCAGCCTCCAGTGGGACCACCTACGTCAAGACCACCAGCGGCAGCATCATCACCGTGGTGCCCAAGTCTCTGGCCACTCTGGGTGGGAAGATCATCAGCAGTAACATCGTCTCCG GCACAACGACCAAGATCACCACCATCCCCATGACCTCCAAGCCAAACGTCATAGTGGTTCAGAAGACCACAGGAAAAGGAGCGACCATCCAAGGACTACCTGGGAAGAATGTGGTCACCACTCTTTTAAATGCTGGG GTGTCTCCAAAGTTAGAAACCTTCACATCCTACATAAAG GGGGAGAAAGGCCTGCAGGCTGTTCAGGGGACCAAACCGGCGATCATCACCGCCTCCAGACCCATCACCAAGATGATCGTCACCCAGCCCAAAGGCATGAGCTCTGTATCCCAGGCCACCGCCACCAAGATCATCCCAACCAAGATCGTCTACGGCCAGCAGGGCAAGACCCA GGTTTCCTTCCAGGTTCTCATCAAACCTAAGCCAGTATTCCAGACGGCGGTGGTGAGCGAGCACACCAGGCAGCTGGTCACCGAGGCGCTGCAGCAGGTGACCCGCTCTGCGGAAATCATGCAGGGTCAAGCCTCGGGACAGGACGGGTCCACGAAGGAAGACGAGTCCTCCCATAGCAGCGCTCAAG AGCCTCACCCTGTAGTGCACCTGGTGTCCTCCAGAGAGCAGGATTGGACAGAGCAGGAAGTATCCATAGAGTCCAGCCCCACTATTATCTACCAGGAGGTGTCTGGTGGGGAATCCCAGTCTGCCACCTCCACCATCAAAGCCCTGCTGGAGCTACAACAGACAACAG CCCTCTCGGCAGTGAAGGAGAAGGCCGAGTCCAAACCCAGACAGCACACCATCGACCTGAGCCAGATGGCCGTGCCCATCCAGCTGGCCCAGGAGAAGAAGCCCAGCCCGGAGTCCCCCAGGCCCTCCACCTCAGAGGCTGAACCCAGCACCGAGTACGTCACAGCAG GTAAAGTCATCAGCAGAGTGGTCGTGCCCTCGGAGGACGATAACGTGGTCATGTCCTCCAGCCAGCAGCTGGGGAAGCCTTACAAAATCAGCCAGGTTACCGTGGTAACCAAACCGGCCGCTACCGTGTCCTCAGCGGGCGCAGCTTCACACGTCATCCACATG cCCTCTGACAGCCATGGTAAAACGGAGACCGTGTTAGAGGTGGGCGAGCTGGAAGGCGACACCTTGGACCCCCAAACAGGCTTGTTTTACCGCTCCAGCCAAACAGCTACAGACGCCATGAAGCAAACCGTCCACTCTGCAGCCGCTCAGCCGCCTCCATCGAGCCAGGCAGAGGCCGAGCAGAGCCGGCACACCTCCACCaccatctccacctcctcctccatccagcTACCGCCACAACTGCACAGCAAACCTCAAATCAGCcagccttcctcttcctcagctGCCTTCCCCTCCACCCTTCTTCTGACTAAGAAACTCCCAAAACTACGAGAGCAGACTCAGCCCAAACCCCAGGCCTTAACCCAGATCCCCAAAGACAGACCACTGACTGCACCAGCCCAAGCCGGGCCAAAGGTCACGACCCCGGTTACGCCAACAAAGCCCCTGTTGACGCCGCAGCTCCCGAAGCTCCAGCAAGCACCCACATCCCACCACAGACCCCTGCACACACCCATGTCCCACCCTCCTCCACTGCAGGCGCACCACCCTGTCAGCACTGAAAAGACGGCCTCCAGCCAG CAGCCAATCATCACACAGAGCGCCACCGTCACCAAGATCACCTTCGGCAGCTCCCACCATTCATCGCAGGTCTTCAGCAGCGGCGAGGCCACCGCCAAACTGATCCCCGAGTCCAGCTCCAGGCCCTCGGGAGACAAGCCCTCGGTGTCGGACATCCTGAAGATCTCCATGATGGAGGCGGAGATCGATCCGAGCACGGAGCCCATGGTGGTGGATTCCTCCAGCGACTGCGGCCCTCTGGGGAAAGCCATGGAGGTCCAGGCCGTGTCAGGCACACTGGACTCGGGCCAGTTCATCAGCAGCTCTGGGGCCTCCATGCACCACTCCCACACAAAGCCCCAGTTCAGCTGCATGCAGGGCCTCACAGCACAGAGGAGCAAAGAGGACCTGGAGGTCATTGAG TACTCCATCCTGCCGGACTCCAGCCAGTCCAACGTGGTGGTGGAGCCCAGCGGCTTCCTGGAGATCACCAACTACACCAGccagcagctggaggaggacagCCCCATGGAGCAGGAGGTGGACAGCAGCAACGACGAGGCCACGGCAGCCAGTCCTCCTGACCAACCATAG